One Gemmatimonadota bacterium DNA window includes the following coding sequences:
- a CDS encoding class I SAM-dependent methyltransferase, with product MRHRKTHPADPELPYNQLAPIYDHVMRHVDYDRWADYIQSIFERFGATPKDILELACGTGVMACILDDRGYRMTGMDRSESMIAVARQKALDGRRSIAFQAGDMVDMPVSGSYDAVLCLYDSINYIMDEADIAAMMNGLRRMLNNGGLFVFDVCTEINSRRYFHNQVDQESNGDYSYVRRCEYVPESRVQVNEFQLTFHRGGKRFSTRERHEQRIYPVARLAEICRQSGYQVLGAFDGFGFQEASERSNRVHYVVRPDR from the coding sequence ATGCGCCACAGGAAAACCCACCCGGCTGATCCGGAGCTTCCCTACAACCAGTTGGCCCCGATATACGATCACGTGATGCGCCACGTGGACTACGATCGGTGGGCGGACTACATCCAGTCGATATTCGAACGGTTCGGGGCGACGCCGAAGGACATCCTTGAACTGGCCTGCGGTACCGGCGTCATGGCGTGTATCCTCGATGACCGCGGATACCGGATGACGGGCATGGACCGGTCGGAGAGCATGATCGCCGTCGCCAGGCAGAAAGCCCTGGACGGCCGCCGGTCCATCGCGTTCCAGGCCGGCGACATGGTAGACATGCCCGTTTCGGGAAGTTATGACGCGGTGTTGTGCCTGTACGACAGCATCAACTATATCATGGACGAAGCTGACATCGCCGCCATGATGAATGGGTTGCGCAGGATGCTGAACAACGGCGGCCTTTTCGTATTCGACGTCTGCACTGAAATCAACTCGCGCAGGTACTTCCATAACCAGGTCGACCAGGAAAGCAACGGGGATTACTCCTATGTCCGGCGCTGTGAGTATGTCCCCGAGTCGCGCGTGCAGGTCAATGAATTCCAGTTAACCTTCCACCGTGGCGGGAAGCGGTTTTCCACCCGGGAACGCCACGAACAGCGGATCTATCCCGTGGCCCGGTTGGCGGAGATCTGCCGGCAATCGGGCTATCAGGTACTCGGCGCATTCGACGGTTTCGGTTTCCAGGAAGCGTCGGAGCGGTCCAACAGGGTACACTACGTGGTCCGCCCAGACCGATGA